The following are from one region of the Dermacentor albipictus isolate Rhodes 1998 colony chromosome 5, USDA_Dalb.pri_finalv2, whole genome shotgun sequence genome:
- the LOC139060433 gene encoding uncharacterized protein, producing MNHIWAITFKSVDGMKKLLSVRQVTVKERRCIVIDPDDQDVRMKIHWILYNVQDEDVRTAFAPYGTVTEVAKERWRVQGVMDKGSTRCVSLKMKPGVTIDDLPHQLRIAGVQALVVVAGRAPLCLRCHTSGHVRRECTVPRCSQCRRFGHDQSQYVKTYANVTGHMRGEDDSELLMDADESEEAARTAEKNTPQAAPNTVKGGVAAPQTEDQTTASKQAVLALKIDAAERSTSTATEAVHGKPQEEGEGMDVVQTSMSSAPAKRTHDKACVEEVQHPSATIDEPPPKSGGQRRPTFRPKPNIPPDKKPAKTTPT from the coding sequence ATGAATCACATATGGGCTATCACGTTCAAGAGTGTTGACGGAATGAAGAAGCTGCTTTCAGTCCGTCAAGTGACTGTTAAAGAACGACGGTGCATTGTCATTGATCCCGACGACCAGGACGTGAGGATGAAGATCCACTGGATTTTGTACAACGTGCAAGACGAAGATGTGCGAACAGCCTTTGCACCTTACGGAACGGTGACGGAAGTCGCCAAGGAACGCTGGCGCGTTCAGGGAGTCATGGACAAAGGTTCAACGCGTTGTGTGTCTTTGAAGATGAAGCCTGGAGTCACAATTGATGACCTGCCTCACCAGCTACGCATTGCTGGAGTGCAGGCCCTCGTTGTGGTTGCTGGAAGAGCCCCGCTTTGCCTAAGGTGCCATACTTCAGGACACGTCCGACGGGAATGCACAGTTCCCCGTTGCAGTCAGTGCCGTCGCTTCGGCCACGACCAATCGCAGTACGTCAAAACGTACGCAAATGTCACAGGGCACATGAGAGGAGAAGATGACTCCGAACTTCTCATGGATGCGGACGAATCCGAGGAGGCAGCGAGAACAGCAGAAAAGAATACGCCGCAGGCAGCGCCTAACACCGTCAAGGGGGGCGTGGCAGCGCCGCAGACTGAAGACCAGACCACTGCGTCGAAACAGGCTGTTCTAGCCCTGAAGATTGACGCAGCGGAGCGAAGCACAAGTACTGCTACGGAAGCAGTACATGGAAAACCTCAAGAGGAGGGAGAAGGCATGGACGTCGTCCAAACAAGCATGAGTAGTGCTCCAGCAAAGAGGACACACGACAAGGCCTGTGTCGAAGAGGTTCAGCATCCTTCTGCGACTATCGACGAACCACCCCCCAAATCGGGAGGGCAGCGCCGGCCGACGTTTCGCCCGAAGCCCAACATCCCGCCGGACAAAAAGCCGGCGAAGACTACACCGACGTAG